In Anaerolineae bacterium, a genomic segment contains:
- a CDS encoding metalloenzyme, producing MARVCFVFLDGIGLGPATAVNPLASAPMPTLQSLLDRPLVAGPAIERPYLLLRPIDARLGVDGLPQSATGQTSLFTGINAARAIGRHLAAFPTAALREIIAHHSILKRVTENGGRATFANAYSPQYWELVRQRRLRHSATTWTNMAAGLRFRDLNDLLQGQAVYWDITHLIMHQRGITEVPLIEPEEAGCRLAGLTAEHDLVLYESFLPDLVGHRRLDMTPETAMALIDRFLSGLLANLPDDATLLLSSDHGNIEDMSTKAHTYNPVPLLAVGPDAAAFAEAQSITDVTPAILRLLNGRSYYSSSTELSPSQEG from the coding sequence ATGGCGCGAGTCTGTTTCGTTTTCCTCGACGGCATTGGGCTGGGACCGGCGACGGCGGTGAATCCCCTAGCCAGCGCGCCTATGCCCACCCTTCAGAGCCTGCTCGATCGGCCTCTGGTGGCCGGCCCTGCCATCGAAAGGCCATATCTGCTATTGCGGCCCATTGATGCGCGTTTGGGAGTAGATGGCCTACCACAGAGCGCCACCGGACAAACCTCTCTCTTCACTGGTATCAACGCAGCGCGAGCCATCGGCCGGCACTTGGCAGCCTTTCCCACTGCGGCGTTGCGCGAGATCATCGCCCACCATAGCATCCTGAAGCGCGTGACCGAGAACGGCGGCCGCGCCACCTTCGCAAACGCTTATTCTCCCCAATACTGGGAGCTAGTTCGGCAGCGGCGGCTTCGCCATTCGGCCACGACGTGGACGAACATGGCGGCCGGCCTGCGCTTTCGCGATCTAAACGATCTGCTGCAAGGTCAAGCCGTTTACTGGGATATCACCCACTTGATCATGCATCAGCGCGGCATCACAGAGGTCCCGCTCATCGAGCCGGAAGAGGCGGGGTGCCGACTAGCTGGGTTGACTGCTGAACATGATCTGGTCCTGTACGAGAGCTTTCTACCGGATTTGGTGGGGCATCGCCGGCTAGATATGACACCTGAGACGGCGATGGCGTTGATAGATCGCTTCCTGAGCGGCTTGCTCGCCAACCTTCCAGACGACGCCACACTCCTGCTCAGCAGCGATCATGGCAACATCGAGGACATGAGCACGAAGGCGCATACATATAATCCAGTACCGCTGTTGGCAGTGGGGCCGGATGCTGCAGCGTTTGCAGAGGCACAGTCGATCACCGACGTGACCCCAGCCATCCTGCGCCTGCTGAACGGGAGAAGCTATTATTCGTCCTCTACTGAACTTTCTCCTTCCCAGGAGGGCTGA
- a CDS encoding CinA family nicotinamide mononucleotide deamidase-related protein, producing the protein MQAEIVSIGTELLLGELVDTNAAYIARQLASIGLNLFFKTTVGDNAERIAYVLRQAMERSDVIITTGGLGPTVDDVTREGVALATGRSLYMDPEALAQIEATFARWGRKLGENNRRQALMPAGATVIPNPVGTAPAFIVEHQGKIIISLPGVPREMEHLMQTAVIPFLRERLHTGEVVIKSKILRTCAIGESVIDERIADLMRSSNPTVGLSAHPGQTDIRITVKAHSQAEADRLIADMEARIRARVGEYIYGVGREKLEEVVARHLAERGAQVSIIESNTAGDVARRLREALSDTAVVLADMVVLDDLSGLRALGLTLATAGDHVFSAEEAATLARAWREQTGATYGMAVLGSLGEEEGLYAERTGYTHIAVADACCVAQRSLQIGGRSDLSRTWVGNHALDLLRRVLLGLPT; encoded by the coding sequence ATGCAAGCGGAGATCGTCTCGATCGGAACAGAGCTGTTGTTGGGTGAGCTCGTGGACACCAATGCCGCCTATATCGCCCGCCAACTCGCCTCGATTGGGCTCAACCTATTCTTCAAGACCACCGTCGGTGACAACGCTGAGCGCATCGCCTACGTACTGCGACAGGCGATGGAACGCTCGGACGTCATCATCACGACTGGTGGATTGGGCCCTACCGTAGACGATGTGACCCGGGAGGGCGTTGCGCTGGCGACCGGGCGATCGCTCTACATGGACCCAGAGGCGCTGGCTCAAATTGAGGCCACCTTCGCTCGCTGGGGGCGTAAGCTTGGCGAGAACAATCGCCGCCAAGCTCTCATGCCGGCCGGTGCTACCGTGATCCCCAATCCTGTAGGTACTGCACCCGCCTTCATCGTAGAACACCAAGGAAAGATCATCATCAGCCTGCCCGGCGTTCCGCGCGAGATGGAACACCTGATGCAGACCGCCGTGATCCCCTTCCTGCGCGAACGCCTACATACCGGCGAGGTGGTGATTAAGAGCAAGATCTTGCGCACGTGCGCTATCGGCGAGAGCGTGATTGACGAGCGCATCGCCGACCTAATGCGCTCATCCAACCCTACCGTAGGGCTGTCCGCCCACCCTGGGCAGACGGATATCCGCATTACCGTGAAGGCGCATAGCCAAGCCGAGGCAGATCGGCTCATCGCCGACATGGAGGCGCGCATCCGGGCGCGCGTCGGAGAGTACATCTACGGCGTTGGACGGGAGAAGCTGGAAGAAGTCGTGGCTCGCCACCTGGCTGAGCGAGGTGCTCAGGTGAGCATCATCGAGAGCAATACTGCCGGCGACGTCGCCCGCCGTCTACGTGAGGCTTTATCAGATACCGCGGTGGTGCTGGCAGACATGGTCGTGTTGGACGATCTATCAGGTCTGCGCGCGCTGGGCCTGACCCTCGCCACGGCAGGCGATCATGTGTTCAGCGCAGAAGAGGCGGCTACGTTAGCCCGCGCTTGGCGTGAGCAGACAGGGGCTACCTACGGAATGGCTGTGCTAGGTAGCCTGGGCGAAGAGGAAGGATTGTACGCTGAGCGAACAGGTTATACCCACATCGCTGTAGCCGATGCATGCTGTGTGGCGCAGCGCAGCCTGCAGATCGGCGGCCGCAGCGACCTCTCCCGCACCTGGGTGGGGAATCACGCGCTGGATCTGCTGCGCCGTGTGCTGTTGGGACTGCCGACCTGA
- a CDS encoding Uma2 family endonuclease: MEPSVEPIVVMIPPLPPLKETGISPWPAQGEWTYEDYLRLPDDGNRYEIIEGALYMVNAPGFDHQYTVMQLLRQISNFVIEKGLGVVLTAPFEVHLSERSRQVQPDILFIAAERMPQPSAPCFVGVPDLIVEILSPNTVRTDRIVKFAAYERAKVREYWIVDLGTRSVEVYVLGNDGVYALFGQFRTKESTRSAVLEGFHVAVDSLFA; encoded by the coding sequence ATGGAACCGAGCGTGGAGCCTATCGTGGTGATGATCCCGCCTTTGCCTCCACTAAAGGAAACGGGGATATCCCCCTGGCCGGCCCAGGGCGAGTGGACATACGAGGATTATCTGCGCCTGCCTGATGACGGCAATCGCTACGAGATCATTGAGGGAGCGCTGTACATGGTCAACGCACCCGGATTTGATCATCAATATACAGTGATGCAGCTCTTACGTCAGATAAGCAACTTCGTTATCGAGAAAGGGTTGGGCGTTGTCCTGACGGCCCCCTTCGAAGTCCACCTGTCGGAGCGCAGTCGGCAGGTACAGCCCGATATCCTGTTCATCGCCGCTGAGCGAATGCCGCAGCCCAGCGCTCCCTGTTTTGTCGGCGTGCCGGATCTGATCGTTGAGATCCTCTCGCCTAACACCGTGCGGACAGATCGCATAGTCAAGTTCGCCGCCTATGAGCGGGCGAAGGTGCGGGAATATTGGATCGTGGACCTGGGCACACGCTCCGTAGAGGTTTATGTCCTAGGGAATGACGGTGTGTACGCTCTGTTTGGCCAATTCCGGACAAAGGAGTCAACTCGGTCGGCAGTGTTAGAAGGATTCCACGTAGCCGTGGACAGCCTGTTTGCATGA
- the glpK gene encoding glycerol kinase GlpK, whose protein sequence is MALDQGTTSSRAIVFDDRGRVIAVAQREFRQIYPQPGWVEHDPEEIWATQLAVAREALARASLQAGDLAGIGITNQRETTIAWDRQTGQPIHNAIVWQCRRTAAMCDMLRARGLAETVRQKTGLVIDAYFSGTKIAWLLEHVPGARQRAERGELAFGTVDTWLIWRLTGGRVHATDYSNASRTMIFNIHTLDWDEELLQELRIPRAMLPEVRPSAGIFGESTADVLGEAVPIAGVAGDQQAATFGQACFAPGMAKNTYGTGCFLLLNTGERAVPSQRGLLTTIAWGLNGRVTYALEGSIFIAGAAIQWLRDGLGIITNASETETLAGSVRDTGGVYFVPAFVGLGAPYWDAYARGTIVGLTRGTGRPHLVRAALEAICYQTRDVMDAMTADAGVPLHTLRVDGGAVANNLLCQLQADLLGVPVQRPVVTETTALGVAYLAGLAVGVWESQEEIAAQWQVDREFHPQMPASERDRLYAGWQRAVERARGWATA, encoded by the coding sequence ATGGCTTTGGATCAGGGCACCACGTCTTCACGGGCGATCGTCTTCGACGACCGCGGGCGAGTGATCGCTGTTGCGCAGCGTGAGTTTCGGCAGATTTACCCACAGCCTGGCTGGGTGGAACATGACCCGGAGGAGATCTGGGCTACTCAGCTCGCTGTGGCGCGAGAAGCGCTGGCGCGTGCCAGCCTGCAGGCGGGCGATTTGGCTGGGATCGGCATCACCAATCAGCGAGAGACCACCATCGCCTGGGACCGCCAGACCGGCCAGCCGATCCATAACGCCATCGTGTGGCAGTGCCGGCGCACGGCGGCTATGTGCGATATGCTGCGCGCTCGCGGCCTGGCAGAGACAGTCCGGCAGAAGACTGGCCTAGTCATCGACGCGTATTTCTCCGGCACCAAGATCGCCTGGCTGCTAGAGCATGTGCCCGGCGCACGTCAGCGGGCTGAGCGCGGTGAGCTGGCCTTTGGCACAGTGGACACCTGGCTCATTTGGCGGCTGACGGGCGGCCGCGTCCACGCGACCGATTACTCCAATGCCAGCCGCACCATGATCTTCAATATCCACACCTTGGACTGGGACGAGGAGCTATTACAGGAACTGCGCATCCCTCGCGCAATGCTGCCGGAGGTACGCCCCAGCGCTGGGATCTTCGGGGAGAGCACCGCAGATGTGTTAGGTGAGGCGGTGCCCATTGCCGGCGTGGCCGGCGACCAACAGGCGGCCACGTTCGGACAGGCGTGTTTTGCCCCTGGTATGGCGAAGAACACCTATGGCACAGGCTGTTTCCTGCTGTTGAACACGGGGGAACGAGCGGTCCCATCCCAGCGAGGGTTGCTTACCACCATCGCCTGGGGGCTGAACGGACGCGTGACATACGCGCTGGAAGGCTCGATCTTCATCGCTGGTGCAGCCATCCAATGGTTGCGGGATGGGCTGGGAATCATCACCAACGCTTCGGAGACGGAGACACTGGCCGGGTCGGTGAGGGATACCGGCGGAGTGTACTTCGTGCCAGCCTTTGTGGGGCTGGGGGCACCTTACTGGGATGCCTATGCGCGAGGCACCATCGTCGGGCTAACGCGCGGGACCGGCCGGCCACATCTCGTGCGGGCTGCGCTGGAGGCTATCTGTTACCAGACGCGCGATGTGATGGACGCGATGACAGCCGATGCTGGCGTCCCTCTACACACTCTACGCGTCGATGGGGGAGCGGTAGCCAACAACTTACTATGCCAGCTCCAGGCGGATTTGCTGGGCGTGCCCGTACAACGGCCAGTGGTTACGGAGACGACCGCGCTTGGCGTAGCTTACCTGGCGGGGCTGGCTGTGGGCGTGTGGGAGAGCCAAGAAGAGATCGCCGCCCAATGGCAGGTGGATCGCGAGTTCCACCCACAAATGCCGGCCTCCGAGCGTGATCGGCTGTACGCCGGCTGGCAGCGGGCTGTGGAGCGGGCTAGAGGGTGGGCAACGGCATGA
- a CDS encoding MFS transporter, whose translation MSLLSTTKALVSSQLSDVTRRGLFVSRVLYFFVFAAVGAFFPYINVYYRSIGLSGTQIGLIGSLGPLVGMVAGPLWGLFSDRFGVTRPLLALAITGAMLSMLGLSIAPGFVWLLLLTAAYTFFTNPIMPLLDSTTLELLQGHRERYGRQRVWGSLGFVVTSWAFGYILERFGLRWLFYGYVALMSVVLVVAMGLPARRTRLSGPLRSGLMRLIRQRAWLFFSASLIVLGIANSGMHSFLNIYIKEMGGGEGLIGLLWGVAALSEVPVMFLAAPIIVQIGIQRTLAIAYALYAMRWLLLGIMPSPEWAVPINLLHGLTFGALWVAGVAYADALAPEELKATAQGLFSATLYSVSSVISGPISGFLFDTIGPAALFRVYAILGILALALLRSGRAR comes from the coding sequence TTGAGCCTCCTTTCCACCACGAAAGCCCTCGTATCCTCTCAACTGTCCGATGTCACCAGGCGCGGCCTCTTTGTCTCCCGTGTCCTATATTTCTTTGTATTCGCCGCGGTCGGAGCTTTTTTCCCATACATCAACGTCTACTATCGAAGCATCGGCCTCAGCGGCACGCAGATCGGGCTGATCGGATCGCTGGGGCCGCTGGTGGGAATGGTTGCTGGGCCGCTTTGGGGCCTGTTCAGTGATCGTTTTGGGGTAACCCGGCCTTTGCTGGCGCTGGCGATCACGGGAGCGATGCTCTCCATGCTGGGGCTCTCGATCGCGCCGGGGTTCGTTTGGCTGCTGCTGCTCACAGCGGCATATACGTTTTTCACCAACCCGATCATGCCCCTGCTCGACAGCACGACGCTAGAACTATTGCAGGGGCATCGGGAGCGGTACGGTCGACAGCGAGTATGGGGATCGCTGGGCTTCGTGGTGACCTCTTGGGCCTTCGGTTACATCCTGGAACGGTTTGGATTACGCTGGCTGTTTTATGGATACGTTGCCCTAATGTCGGTCGTGCTCGTCGTGGCGATGGGGCTGCCGGCGCGGCGGACCCGGCTAAGCGGCCCCCTGCGCAGCGGTCTGATGCGGCTTATCCGCCAACGCGCGTGGCTGTTCTTCTCGGCTAGTCTGATCGTGCTGGGGATTGCTAATAGCGGCATGCACAGCTTCTTAAACATCTACATTAAGGAGATGGGTGGGGGCGAGGGGTTGATCGGCCTGCTGTGGGGAGTGGCTGCGCTGAGCGAAGTGCCGGTGATGTTCCTAGCTGCGCCGATTATCGTCCAGATCGGCATCCAACGTACGTTGGCGATCGCCTATGCCCTGTATGCAATGCGTTGGCTTCTGTTGGGCATCATGCCATCGCCTGAGTGGGCGGTGCCTATTAACCTGCTTCACGGCCTCACCTTCGGCGCGCTGTGGGTGGCAGGCGTGGCTTATGCTGACGCCTTAGCTCCTGAGGAGCTGAAGGCCACAGCCCAGGGCCTTTTCTCGGCCACCCTGTACAGCGTTTCCAGTGTGATTAGCGGTCCCATCAGTGGCTTCCTATTCGATACCATCGGTCCGGCGGCTTTGTTTCGCGTCTATGCCATACTGGGGATCCTGGCGTTGGCGCTATTGAGATCAGGCCGCGCCCGTTGA
- a CDS encoding CinA family protein translates to MKALAERVGERLRAQGKRLAFAESCTGGLVGHLITNVPGSSDYFCGSAVTYSYEAKERVLGVQHETLIRYGAVSAETAREMAQNARRLFGVDVAVSITGIAGPGGGTLDKPVGLVHIHLSAPDADWGERYVWPYDREGNKLASAKAALQLLLRYLEAGAEHVRGTLG, encoded by the coding sequence GTGAAAGCGTTAGCTGAGCGCGTGGGAGAACGATTGCGCGCGCAGGGCAAGCGGCTTGCGTTCGCTGAATCATGCACTGGTGGACTGGTGGGACATCTCATCACCAACGTGCCCGGCAGCTCTGATTACTTCTGTGGCAGCGCGGTGACCTATTCCTATGAGGCGAAGGAGCGCGTGCTCGGCGTGCAACATGAGACGTTAATACGATACGGCGCGGTGAGCGCAGAAACCGCCCGAGAAATGGCTCAGAACGCCCGCCGTCTGTTCGGCGTGGATGTAGCTGTCTCAATCACTGGGATCGCTGGGCCAGGAGGAGGGACATTAGATAAGCCGGTAGGGCTAGTGCACATTCATCTATCGGCACCCGATGCGGACTGGGGCGAGCGATACGTCTGGCCTTACGATCGTGAGGGGAACAAGCTAGCTTCCGCGAAGGCCGCGCTGCAGTTGTTGTTGCGCTACCTAGAGGCAGGAGCTGAACATGTCAGAGGAACGCTGGGTTAA
- the hpt gene encoding hypoxanthine phosphoribosyltransferase, with amino-acid sequence MSRYSTEAYGALTEEIQEVLFSAEEIEQRVSEIGQAISRDYANLNPLLVGVLKGVLFFMADLLRAITIPVEVDFIAVSSYTPEARDQGMVRLIKDLEIPIAGRHVLFVEDVIDTGLTLNYLLRSLRARGPASLEVCVLFDKRKHRLVDIPIKYKGFDLPDRFVVGYGLDHRERYRNLPFVGVLRPHILLNSSQGS; translated from the coding sequence ATGAGCAGGTATTCGACGGAGGCATACGGAGCACTGACAGAGGAGATCCAGGAGGTCCTGTTCTCTGCGGAAGAGATCGAGCAGCGCGTCAGCGAGATCGGGCAGGCGATCTCGCGCGATTACGCGAACTTGAACCCGTTGCTGGTCGGCGTGTTGAAAGGGGTGCTGTTCTTCATGGCGGACCTGCTTCGGGCGATTACGATCCCAGTTGAGGTAGACTTCATCGCCGTCTCCTCCTATACACCAGAGGCGCGTGATCAGGGGATGGTTCGGCTGATCAAGGACTTAGAGATCCCCATTGCCGGCCGTCATGTCCTATTTGTGGAAGATGTTATTGACACCGGATTGACCCTAAACTACCTGCTACGCAGCCTGCGGGCGCGTGGGCCGGCCAGCCTGGAGGTCTGCGTGCTCTTCGACAAACGTAAGCACCGTTTGGTGGATATCCCGATCAAGTACAAAGGTTTCGATCTACCCGATCGTTTTGTGGTGGGGTACGGGCTAGATCACCGCGAGCGGTATCGCAATCTACCCTTTGTAGGGGTATTGCGGCCGCACATCCTCCTAAACAGCTCGCAGGGCTCGTGA
- a CDS encoding cytidylate kinase-like family protein has translation MPARAITISRQLGSLGTLIAQMVAQRLEYRMVWRELINQAARRACVPEVALATIDDLGLLGIRPSRQAQAAYHQAIRQVMEELVAEGRVVIVGRAGQMVLRGHPEVLHVQVIAPVAVRAERIARRQNIPIEAALAQVTTSDRTRRNYLRRYYRARWDDPLLYDLVINTERLTPAAAAELICLAAMQFRRTSDLDLLEELEPTLE, from the coding sequence ATGCCGGCGCGGGCGATCACTATTTCGCGACAGCTAGGGAGCCTGGGCACTCTGATCGCGCAGATGGTCGCGCAGCGCCTGGAGTATCGGATGGTGTGGCGTGAGCTCATCAACCAGGCGGCTCGCCGCGCTTGTGTGCCCGAAGTAGCATTGGCGACCATTGATGACCTCGGGCTGTTGGGAATCCGTCCCTCGCGCCAGGCACAAGCAGCGTACCATCAGGCGATCCGTCAGGTGATGGAAGAGCTGGTAGCCGAGGGCCGTGTGGTCATCGTCGGGCGGGCAGGCCAGATGGTCCTGCGCGGCCATCCTGAGGTGCTCCACGTCCAGGTTATTGCGCCAGTTGCCGTGCGCGCTGAACGGATTGCCCGTAGACAGAACATCCCTATCGAGGCTGCCCTGGCTCAGGTGACCACCAGCGATCGCACGCGGCGCAACTACCTGCGCCGTTATTATCGTGCGCGCTGGGACGACCCGTTGTTGTACGACCTGGTTATCAACACCGAACGGCTGACCCCAGCGGCTGCGGCAGAGCTGATCTGCCTGGCCGCGATGCAGTTCCGACGGACGTCAGACCTAGACCTCTTGGAGGAGCTGGAGCCCACTCTTGAGTGA
- a CDS encoding VIT domain-containing protein: protein MRYGFPLIFALFLSLMFAYPVAAQGVIIDPPPVVPSPIEAPIRIASHRVNAEIEDQVATTRVEQVFVNEGSFPVEGTYIFPLPMDAAVSDFAMWVDGQRLQGKLLTREEARAIYESIVRRRRDPALLEYMGRGLFQASIFPIPPGGQRKVELSYSQVLRREGTLVRYQYPLRTESLLPQPVREVSVHISLRTTEPLKAIYSPSHDVAVIRDGDHRARVGYEATNVTTKQDFELYFSTAEQAIDLSVLSYRPAGEDGFFLLLATPPVKAEAEEVIAKDVVLVLDVSGSMKGEKIRQAQDALIYILDQLRPEDRFNVVAFSTGVRTYAQGLQSTARIAEAKEWVRSLRAVGGTDIHRGLLEALALLPPKDERPAVVIFLTDGLPTEGVTDEERIVADVTKAAGRHVRLFTFGVGDDVNTVLLDRLAQEHRGTSAYVRPGQRIDEVVSGFYAKVSQPVLTDLKLDFGGMHVEEIYPYPLPDLFAGSQLVVVGRYRKGGVVDLQLTGQVNGRPVVYTYEAIRFREEGGEPFIARLWATRKIGYLLTQIRLHGAQPELMDEVIELSKRYGIITPYTSYLVEELEAVVEVPPAPIEPPWPIPIPLPRPWDLLRPLGGRGEGGAAPMELPEPAEGLKRLADAPASGAAAVAESALRETLRLAERAAEGGEQVRIVRDKVFVWRDGVWVDTAFDAKTMQPERVVFGSDAYFKLLARRPALAPYFALGPRVIVVLDGRAYESVEEI from the coding sequence ATGCGGTATGGTTTTCCACTGATCTTCGCGCTTTTCCTGTCTTTGATGTTCGCATACCCGGTCGCCGCGCAAGGAGTGATTATTGATCCGCCGCCTGTAGTCCCCTCCCCAATAGAAGCGCCTATCCGCATCGCCAGCCATCGCGTCAACGCCGAAATCGAAGATCAGGTCGCCACGACACGTGTAGAGCAGGTCTTTGTGAATGAAGGCTCTTTCCCGGTCGAGGGGACGTATATCTTCCCGCTCCCGATGGATGCCGCCGTCTCCGATTTCGCGATGTGGGTGGACGGCCAGCGCCTGCAGGGCAAACTGCTCACCCGCGAGGAAGCGCGAGCGATCTATGAGTCCATCGTCCGACGCCGACGCGATCCGGCCCTGCTCGAGTACATGGGCCGCGGGTTGTTTCAAGCTAGCATCTTCCCAATCCCACCCGGTGGCCAGCGTAAGGTCGAGCTGAGCTACAGCCAGGTGTTACGTCGCGAGGGAACCCTGGTGCGCTATCAGTATCCGTTGCGCACGGAAAGCCTGTTGCCCCAACCGGTTAGAGAGGTCAGTGTCCACATCTCCCTGCGCACGACAGAGCCGCTCAAAGCCATCTACTCGCCCAGCCATGACGTGGCGGTGATCCGGGACGGCGATCACCGCGCTCGCGTCGGCTATGAGGCAACCAACGTGACAACGAAACAGGACTTCGAACTGTACTTCTCAACGGCGGAACAGGCCATTGACCTGAGCGTGCTTAGCTATCGGCCTGCAGGCGAAGACGGGTTCTTCCTGTTGTTGGCTACCCCGCCGGTGAAAGCTGAGGCGGAAGAGGTCATCGCCAAGGATGTGGTTCTGGTGCTCGACGTGTCGGGCAGTATGAAGGGCGAGAAGATCCGCCAGGCCCAGGATGCGTTGATCTACATCCTTGATCAACTTCGGCCGGAAGATCGGTTCAACGTAGTAGCGTTCAGCACAGGCGTCCGCACCTATGCACAGGGGCTGCAGTCAACCGCCCGGATAGCCGAGGCCAAGGAATGGGTGCGATCCTTACGAGCGGTGGGTGGCACGGATATCCATCGAGGCTTGCTGGAGGCGTTGGCCTTATTGCCGCCAAAAGATGAACGCCCCGCTGTCGTGATTTTCCTGACTGATGGACTGCCCACCGAGGGGGTGACTGATGAGGAGCGCATTGTGGCCGATGTGACAAAGGCAGCTGGCCGGCATGTGCGACTGTTCACCTTCGGCGTAGGCGATGACGTGAACACCGTCTTGCTCGATCGGCTGGCGCAGGAACATCGTGGTACTAGCGCGTACGTGCGGCCCGGCCAGCGCATTGACGAAGTCGTCTCCGGCTTTTATGCCAAGGTGAGCCAACCGGTCTTGACCGATCTAAAGCTTGACTTCGGCGGCATGCATGTTGAGGAGATCTATCCGTATCCGTTGCCCGATCTCTTCGCCGGCAGCCAGCTTGTGGTAGTAGGCCGCTATCGCAAAGGGGGGGTGGTGGATCTCCAGCTCACTGGCCAGGTAAACGGTCGTCCAGTGGTTTACACGTATGAGGCCATCCGGTTTCGCGAGGAAGGAGGCGAGCCATTCATCGCCCGGCTGTGGGCCACGCGCAAGATCGGCTATCTGTTGACGCAGATCCGGCTACACGGCGCTCAGCCGGAGCTGATGGACGAGGTGATCGAACTGAGCAAGCGATACGGGATTATCACGCCATATACCTCGTACCTGGTGGAGGAGCTGGAAGCGGTAGTTGAAGTGCCGCCAGCGCCGATAGAGCCTCCCTGGCCCATCCCGATCCCGTTGCCCAGGCCGTGGGACCTGCTGCGGCCGTTGGGAGGGCGTGGTGAAGGAGGTGCTGCCCCGATGGAGCTTCCTGAGCCCGCAGAAGGATTGAAACGCCTAGCCGATGCGCCGGCTTCGGGTGCGGCCGCCGTGGCAGAGAGCGCGCTGCGGGAGACTCTTCGGTTGGCGGAGCGCGCGGCTGAAGGGGGAGAACAAGTGCGCATCGTCCGTGATAAAGTCTTCGTCTGGCGCGATGGCGTGTGGGTGGACACAGCGTTTGACGCCAAGACGATGCAGCCGGAGAGGGTTGTCTTCGGCAGCGACGCGTACTTTAAGCTGTTGGCGCGTCGGCCAGCTCTGGCTCCTTACTTCGCCCTGGGACCTCGGGTGATCGTGGTGTTAGATGGCCGGGCGTATGAGTCGGTGGAGGAAATATAG
- a CDS encoding thiamine pyrophosphate-dependent enzyme — protein sequence MPKITAKDYRVEEPIDWCPGCGDFGILSALQQALAGLNLLPHQVAIFGGIGCSGKAQYYVNAYGVHTLHGRTLPYATGAKLANPDLTVIIVGGDGDGMAIGAGHFVNAGRRNVDLTYILFNNEVYGLTKGQASPTLPLGLQTKSLPEPNIQGNVNSLMLAITSGFTWIGRGYAYEVRHLVGLMQRAIQHPGLSYLEVLQPCPTYNNLHTRDWYAGKDLEDGRSRLYLLEEDGYDPVIPPGASSEMIAAKICEFTARAQEWGDRIPIGVFLENRSVPTFEERIGKRIPTYRMAPPARRPIADEDGRTITDLSGIFAELTMA from the coding sequence ATGCCTAAGATCACAGCGAAGGATTACCGGGTTGAGGAGCCAATTGACTGGTGCCCAGGCTGTGGGGACTTCGGCATCTTGAGCGCGCTTCAGCAGGCGCTCGCTGGCCTCAACTTACTTCCCCATCAAGTGGCTATTTTCGGCGGCATCGGTTGCTCGGGAAAGGCACAGTACTATGTCAACGCCTATGGTGTGCACACGCTTCACGGTCGCACACTCCCTTATGCCACCGGGGCTAAGTTGGCGAATCCTGACCTCACCGTCATCATCGTTGGTGGCGATGGAGACGGCATGGCGATTGGAGCCGGGCATTTTGTAAATGCTGGCCGCCGCAATGTGGATCTTACCTATATCCTCTTCAACAACGAGGTGTATGGCCTGACCAAAGGACAAGCATCGCCCACACTACCTTTGGGACTGCAGACTAAAAGCCTCCCGGAACCGAACATCCAAGGCAATGTGAACTCACTGATGTTGGCTATAACCAGTGGCTTTACTTGGATTGGACGGGGGTACGCGTATGAGGTCCGCCACCTGGTCGGGCTGATGCAGCGGGCGATCCAGCACCCGGGATTGTCCTACCTCGAGGTTTTGCAGCCTTGCCCTACGTACAACAACTTGCACACGCGCGACTGGTATGCTGGCAAGGATTTGGAAGACGGCCGCTCGCGCTTGTACCTGTTAGAGGAAGATGGATATGACCCCGTGATCCCGCCCGGCGCCTCCAGCGAGATGATCGCGGCCAAGATCTGCGAGTTCACGGCAAGAGCCCAGGAGTGGGGGGATCGCATCCCGATCGGGGTGTTCCTGGAGAATCGGTCCGTGCCCACTTTCGAGGAGCGGATCGGGAAGCGAATCCCCACTTACCGCATGGCACCGCCAGCGCGTCGCCCGATTGCGGACGAAGATGGCCGCACCATCACCGACCTGAGCGGCATCTTCGCTGAGCTGACCATGGCTTAA